One genomic segment of Triplophysa rosa linkage group LG22, Trosa_1v2, whole genome shotgun sequence includes these proteins:
- the tlr8b gene encoding toll-like receptor 8b, which translates to MMFVLMLMYSVCSSDGLSWAWRKLPCDVMFSNRSVLMDCSGRSLKEIPKNLLWNSTELIFSHNEIRTLPKDAFWNLTNVTRINLRKNLLQLKKDSRVFSRLAQLKTLQLDNNNISAFPRDLPPGLQTLSLNSNHIQNIGPLHFEGMTKLEVLKLNENCYRSVKCKIIIHNKTFRNVHLTVLELSKNRLQKIPPGLPRSLQNLSLLLNRIEYIDAFVLQNQTNLRLLDLSGNCPFCFNAPFQCTPCQTANRSLEIHSDAFSGLVQLQDLRLSGNSLTTINPSWFQNLTTLKYLYLSFNSLVREFESGQFFSVLPRVEIVDFSYNNPSQTIYQRLKLSTGFSSLKSLQTLHLEGYIFSNLCEEDLVPLFALKNLSVLNLGVNFLQNVNLSVFRNFQNLSLISLSDNRLMFTGHTRMRCKRQGLSYQDQDDHREGPYIHTDQEFRRYPPFTKHECLMTGPVLDLSSNSIFHINPLYFTGAEDVTCLNLSFNFIASYFNGTEFNHFPKLKYLDLSNNRVYMHSQLAFRELKELEVLDLSHNKHYFEVAGVRHSLAFLKNLEFLRVLNLSWNEINTLTNKTLDSASLNELQFQGNRLDIMWRKNQEFKNLFKNLSNLTRLDISYNKLCQIPEDIFSCFPQTLTYLSVSRNTLTYFEWEQLRYLPRLEVLDLSKNKLTQVTEKLSKHTSSLKVLDLSSNLIARLKPSFLQDDRSLLTLNLAFNRLTQVSDASLSSGSGHSLRLLHLERNPIHCTCDLLDFILWLKKSDTVLPHLATDVLCDLPEAKRGHPMVDLDIENACINNIIAQILYVLTSSIIIIMLSAIITVHMFYWDISYIYNFCRAKIKSHHSNADCTYDAFVIYDTSDSAVEEWVFNHLCFELEERGGRVHPLCLAERDWTPGTSVMDNLNHSVHRSRKSIFVMTEGLVRSGIFKMAAFLAQQRLLEEGVDVMVLVLLEPVLRRSRILNLRRCLCGHSVLEWPGNPAAKDWFWQNLRNAIRFECHGVQSKIFTNYFSGR; encoded by the coding sequence ATGATGTTTGTGCTGATGTTAATGTATTCTGTCTGCTCATCTGACGGCCTCAGCTGGGCCTGGAGAAAACTTCCATGTGATGTGATGTTCTCCAACAGATCGGTTCTCATGGACTGTTCGGGCAGATCACTGAAAGAAATTCCAAAGAACTTGTTGTGGAACTCAACAGAGCTCATCTTCAGCCATAATGAAATAAGAACTCTTCCGAAAGATGCTTTCTGGAATCTGACCAACGTCACACGGATAAATCTCAGAAAAAATCTACTGCAGCTTAAAAAGGACAGCAGGGTTTTTTCCAGGTTGGCTCAACTCAAGACTTTGCAGCTTGACAATAATAACATCTCAGCATTTCCCAGAGATCTTCCTCCAGGACTCCAAACACTGAGTCTGAATTCCAACCACATCCAAAACATCGGACCGTTACATTTTGAAGGAATGACGAAGCTCGAGGTTTTGAAATTAAACGAGAATTGCTACCGCAGCGTTAAATGCAAGATTATAATTCACAACAAAACCTTTCGAAACGTTCACCTGACTGTGCTCGAGTTGTCCAAAAACAGACTTCAGAAAATCCCACCCGGTTTACCCAGATCCCTCCAGAACCTCTCGCTTCTCTTAAACAGGATCGAGTACATCGATGCTTTTGTGCTACAGAATCAAACCAACCTCAGACTTCTTGATTTGTCTGGAAACTGTCCGTTTTGTTTCAACGCTCCGTTCCAGTGCACTCCCTGCCAGACGGCGAATCGTTCTCTAGAGATTCACTCGGATGCCTTCAGTGGACTCGTCCAGCTACAAGACCTGAGACTTTCCGGAAACTCTTTAACGACAATCAACCCTTCGTGGTTTCAAAACCTGACCACGTTAAAGTACTTGTATCTTTCCTTCAATTCTTTAGTGCGTGAGTTTGAAAGCGGACAGTTCTTCAGCGTGCTCCCCCGTGTGGAGATCGTGGATTTCTCGTACAACAATCCATCGCAAACCATTTACCAGAGACTGAAACTCTCGACGGGTTTCTCTAGTTTGAAATCCTTACAAACGCTTCACTTGGAAGGTTACATTTTCAGCAACCTCTGTGAGGAAGACCTCGTGCCTCTCTTCGCTCTGAAAAATTTATCCGTGCTAAACTTAGGAGTCAACTTTCTCCAAAATGTCAATCTGTCTGTCTTTAGGAACTTTCAAAACCTCTCCCTGATTTCTTTGAGCGACAACAGGTTGATGTTCACAGGACACACTCGGATGCGGTGCAAACGCCAGGGTCTGTCTTATCAAGATCAAGATGATCATCGTGAGGGTCCTTACATTCACACCGATCAAGAGTTCCGCCGTTACCCTCCGTTCACCAAACACGAGTGTCTCATGACAGGACCGGTTTTAGATCTCAGCAGTAACAGCATATTCCACATCAACCCGCTTTACTTCACAGGAGCAGAGGACGTCACGTGTCTCAATCTGTCCTTCAACTTCATCGCTTCATACTTCAACGGTACAGAGTTCAATCACTTTCCCAAACTCAAGTATCTGGACTTATCCAACAACCGAGTCTACATGCATTCCCAATTAGCCTTCCGCGAGCTAAAAGAGTTAGAGGTTTTGGATTTAAGTCACAACAAACATTACTTCGAGGTGGCAGGCGTACGGCACAGCCTCGCCTTTCTTAAAAACCTCGAGTTCCTCCGAGTGCTCAATCTGAGCTGGAATGAGATCAACACCCTGACCAACAAAACCCTCGACAGCGCCTCGCTGAACGAGCTTCAGTTTCAGGGAAATCGCCTGGATATCATGTGGAGAAAGAACCAAGAGTTTAAAAATCTTTTCAAGAATCTCTCAAACCTGACACGCCTCGATATATCCTACAACAAGCTTTGCCAAATTCCGGAAGATATATTCAGTTGTTTCCCGCAGACCCTGACGTATCTCAGCGTGAGCAGAAACACTTTGACGTATTTTGAGTGGGAACAGCTCCGATATTTACCTCGATTGGAAGTTCTGGATCTCAGCAAGAACAAGTTGACTCAGGTCACTGAGAAACTGTCCAAACACACGAGTTCACTGAAGGTTCTGGACCTGAGTAGTAATCTCATCGCCAGATTAAAACCAAGTTTTCTCCAAGATGACAGAAGTCTGTTGACCCTCAATCTCGCATTCAACCGCCTGACGCAGGTCAGCGACGCGTCCTTGTCATCGGGCAGCGGTCACTCGCTGCGTCTCCTGCACCTGGAGAGAAACCCAATCCACTGCACCTGCGATCTTCTGGACTTCATCCTCTGGTTAAAGAAAAGCGATACGGTTCTTCCCCATCTAGCGACGGATGTCCTGTGCGACCTTCCGGAAGCTAAAAGGGGACATCCGATGGTAGACCTGGACATCGAAAACGCCTGCATTAATAACATCATCGCCCAAATTCTGTACGTGTTGACGTcctccatcatcatcatcatgttaTCCGCCATCATCACCGTACATATGTTCTACTGGGACATATCATACATCTATAATTTCTGCAGGGCCAAAATAAAAAGTCATCATTCAAATGCAGACTGCACTTATGACGCCTTTGTCATCTACGACACGTCGGACTCGGCGGTAGAGGAGTGGGTCTTCAACCATCTCTGCTTTGAGCTGGAAGAGCGAGGCGGACGGGTTCATCCGCTCTGTTTGGCCGAGAGAGACTGGACTCCTGGAACATCCGTCATGGATAACCTCAACCACAGCGTTCACCGGAGCAGGAAGTCCATATTCGTGATGACGGAGGGATTGGTCCGCAGTGGGATTTTCAAGATGGCGGCTTTTCTTGCTCAACAGAGGTTGCTGGAGGAGGGCGTGGACGTGATGGTGCTGGTGCTGTTGGAGCCGGTGCTTCGTCGATCGAGAATCCTGAACCTGCGGCGCTGCCTGTGCGGACACAGCGTGCTGGAGTGGCCCGGAAACCCGGCAGCAAAAGACTGGTTCTGGCAGAATCTGAGAAATGCAATCAGATTCGAGTGTCACGGTGTGCAAAGcaaaatctttacaaattacttCAGTGGACGGTGA
- the nr2f1b gene encoding nuclear receptor subfamily 2 group F member 1-B → MAMVVSAWRDPQEESVPEGSLDDQTGPRRDPHNNNNNRVSAASPNTAESSADDKGQTSSQSQQQHIECVVCGDKSSGKHYGQFTCEGCKSFFKRSVRRNLTYTCRANRTCPVDQHHRNQCQYCRLKKCLKVGMRREAVQRGRMAPNQPNPGHYMLTNGDPLNGQCYLSGYISLLLRAESYPASRYGNQCMQSGNIMSIENICELAARLLFSAVEWAKNIPFFPDLQITDQVSLLRLTWSELFVLNAAQCSMPIHVAPLLAAAGLHASPMSADRVVAFMDHIRFFQEQVEKLKALQVDSAEYSCAKAIVLFTSDACGLSDVPHIEGLQEKSQCALEEYVRSQYPNQPMRFGKLLLRLPALRMVSSSVIEQLFFVRLVGKTPIETLIRDMLLSGSSFNWPYMSIQ, encoded by the exons ATGGCTATGGTGGTGAGTGCGTGGAGGGACCCGCAGGAGGAATCGGTACCAGAGGGGTCCCTGGATGATCAGACCGGACCGCGGAGAGACccccacaacaacaacaacaaccggGTGAGCGCAGCCTCTCCAAACACTGCAGAGTCATCCGCGGACGATAAAGGACAGACATCATCTCAGAGTCAGCAGCAGCACATTGAATGTGTGGTGTGCGGGGACAAATCCAGCGGGAAACATTACGGCCAGTTCACGTGCGAGGGCTGCAAAAGTTTCTTCAAGCGAAGCGTTCGGCGGAATTTAACGTACACGTGCCGCGCCAACAGAACCTGCCCGGTGGATCAGCACCACAGGAACCAGTGCCAGTACTGCCGACTGAAGAAATGCCTGAAAGTGGGAATGAGACGAGAAG CGGTTCAGCGAGGACGAATGGCCCCAAACCAGCCGAACCCGGGCCATTACATGCTGACCAACGGAGACCCGCTGAACGGCCAGTGTTACCTGTCCGGATACATCTCTCTCCTGCTCCGGGCCGAGTCATATCCCGCCTCCCGATACGGGAACCAGTGCATGCAGTCGGGTAACATCATGAGCATCGAGAACATCTGCGAGCTGGCGGCCCGTCTGCTCTTCAGTGCGGTGGAATGGGCCAAGAACATCCCTTTCTTTCCCGACCTCCAGATAACGGATCAAGTGTCTCTGCTCAGACTCACCTGGAGCGAGCTTTTCGTCCTGAACGCGGCCCAGTGCTCCATGCCCATCCACGTGGCCCCTCTTCTCGCCGCCGCCGGACTCCACGCGTCGCCGATGTCCGCGGACCGGGTGGTGGCTTTTATGGATCATATCCGTTTCTTCCAGGAACAGGTGGAGAAACTCAAGGCCCTACAGGTGGATTCCGCCGAATACAGCTGCGCCAAAGCGATAGTGCTGTTCACATCAG ATGCATGCGGTCTTTCAGACGTGCCGCACATTGAAGGCCTGCAGGAGAAATCCCAGTGCGCGCTGGAGGAGTACGTGAGGAGTCAGTACCCGAATCAACCCATGCGCTTCGGCAAGCTTCTGTTGAGACTCCCTGCGCTTCGGATGGTCTCCTCCTCCGTCATTGAACAGCTTTTCTTCGTTCGTCTGGTGGGTAAAACGCCGATTGAAACTCTTATTAGGGACATGCTGTTATCTGGGAGCAGTTTCAACTGGCCCTACATGTCCATTCAGTGA